Within the Cydia pomonella isolate Wapato2018A chromosome 3, ilCydPomo1, whole genome shotgun sequence genome, the region CTATGAGCCTACGGTAGTACGGTAGTACGGTAAATTTTAATTAGAAACCCTATAAAACATAGGTACTTCAAGATATTTTCATATGGCTTCgacaaataattcaatttatctGCCGATTTTGATAAGTTCACCATTTATTTCTAAAACTTGAATCCAAGTTACTATGAAGATTATTTTCTACAATAGTATTTTCATTTCACAAATTATATTTCCTTCTTGCATTCGACATAATTCGAGATTACTGCAGCGCACTGGACTGCAGCAAATGCTTAATTATTTTGTCTTGAGCATCGCTTTGTGGAGTGCATTATTCTCGCTTGAACGCAGAACATACAGAGTATGAATATGTAACAATTTAATCGTAGATCTGGTCTGTGTTTAACTGTGTACATAGGATTTCTCGCTCATATTTGGAGCAGCACGACAAATTTAATGGATTTGTACCACAACTTAAACGATACTTAATGACACAGCATTACTAAAAGATTATTTCTTAGATGGTTAGCAGtcctgtgcgtttctccagaaacttcttACCTCGCACAGCCTAATTTGTGGAATGAACTATCGCCCGCGGTATTCCGGaccgatgatgatgatgaattcttgttatccctcattagggacatagggctcgcagaagatTTCTCCATTTGTCGCGCTCTTGAGCGGCTtcttccagctctttccagccgagtccagttgagccagcctccttcTGAACTGTAGTACAAGGTCAGTCTGCCAGGCGACTGCCAGCGGGTGCGGTGCAGCGGGCAGGTGGTTGTCCGGTCTACGGAGCACATGTCCGTTCCAACGCCATTTCCTTGCAAGGATTTTCCGTCCTAtgatttccggaccgatacgaccttcaaactcCAAGAAAAGAGCGTCCTCCCATCTTAATGGACGGCGACGCACATATATCTCCTCTgctgttgcaggtgtccataggcaaCGCTAATTGCTCGGCATCAGGCATCCATCTGTTCATTTGCTTTCTATACCATAAAAAAACTCACTACATAAAACAATCTAACATTGCATGATTTTATGGTCCTCATCGGTAGTTTTATTTCTCAATCATGCTTTAAGAGAGTtactgttataaaaaaaaaaacatgtaccttTCCGTagttatatgtaaaaaaatacttgtaatATTGAAAAACTCCTCTTTCTCGAAATCGGTTAAAAAAGAGAGCGCATTTCTGTTATAAGGAAATTATTGTTATATATAACTATGATGACACAGTTATATAACCATAATTTACTTCGAGTTTAAGTTATAACACTTAAAGATATTAGAGTTATTGTACCTATTGTACGTCTACATCTTCTGTCATTGTTGATAACTCATTTTTTCAGTATAGAAAATGgcgtgaaattcaaattttctatgggcaGTCAACCCTTCCCGTCTacatttgccgcctttttctactgacggaaatggcttgtcAAACTATTGTAACCTACAGCTATCGATAAATAAATAGCTTACTTACTACACGTTCGCTTCAAGTTGGCAGTCCGTGACCGTTACAAGCCGTTACATGATAATAACCACAGGTACAATTAGTACTAACTATCGACAAAAAATTATAGTGtacgttatttaatattttttgtaattgcaTATTAAAATGTAAGTCATAAAGCTGTGGTAGCTGAGTGGAATTGGCGTCagagcacaaaataaaaaataaacagaaggtccgttcctgccgttcttaaaaatacatacctaaacttgcccgactcactagggttgcttctgtattaatttcgaattttaaaaaggagtaggtaatatattacctactaaattaatacagaagcaaccctaacGTGTAAActtttacagacatacatacatcgattcgtttatacatacatgacagtaggtacctacgtagcagcggggacgtcaagtgagcaacgcgcgcacagcccgactaagctctgcccgagagtgcccgagaacgcctgtaaatgtaacgtctgtgtgcgtaaatgtcacgtctgtgtgcgagcggcgaaaatggcactttgtactcagcgaactctctgctccggcgcgcgccgccgctatttactttgtggtcAGAGGAGGTCGCGCGGAGAAGCGGGCCGAGAGGTAAGTGCCAACTTCAAGCGCACGGGTATTTCTCTCTGGGAAGATTTCGATAGCTGATTTGTTCGAATCGATTGTTGTAGCCTTCGGCTATCGCCAGTCGCTGGCGAGAAATGACAACTTTTGCTAACGAAGTaccaaattatataataataatatttagaagTCGGCGACAAGTTAACAGTAATATTCGTACAAAATGATTTTGAGAGTAGTAAGGAACTCTCAGACACTTAAAACATGAGCATTGAGTTATAGGAACAAGACGAAACAAAaaatagcactgtcgcatgttactgggcctgggcaagggaataataagaaaaatatttaaataaaaaaaagtggattattagtgtaatatttaactcgaccacggtttagatataaatgttttgaaattgtgattttaattgcagacccataagtcaaaacaataaagacataaaaccgtttaattgtgattttatgaccaatctttgcaattattttctatcgagccgatttcgttcaatcgtatatcgagtacaaccacggtctttgaaatataattaatatgaacatatatttttcttacttgactaaaacaaatagtctttcttaaaaaactgtttaagtaacatcaatttcaaggacattgggtgttgacagcctcttaacaggTTAGTTTAGGTCCGAGTACTCGTCACTGTTCCAGTACCTACGTATTATCTTGGAAATTTCATCATCCCTCCCTGCTGCAGGATGTCATATATTAGGCAATAGCATATCGGGCACGTGACTAGGTTGTCGCGAATCTGGTCCGATGGAGTGGGGCCGTTTTCGCGACACGTGTTTCAAAAATATAATCTTGTTTTTTCGAGTATCGCTTTGATTTAAGATTGGAATTGCTAAAACATTAGAATAGTGTCAGTAATTAGGATATTTAATTAACTCCAAATTGACGTGTTTAACTATTTATCattaaagtaaacaaaacaaacaaattaagaAATGTGCGTTGAATAAGTTGAATTTCGCGGTAGTGGAGAAAGCGGATTATTCCCTGAAGATTTCTTTATTGACTGGTATGGtaatagtaggtatattataataataataatatatcaagagcggtaaatatgaatttaagaataaaatgtgaattgaagcccgaagccgaaggcgaggacttaattaacacgagttaaTTATCGCCCGTGGTGGTACACACAATGTTtgtcatcacacttgtgaataaagggaaataaattaaacttctGCTTAATTTTGTACGTACATTATAACCCTAggtcgaaatttaggatttagGACCGCATCGCCTACGAATAATAGCACACTTTACGAGCGAGTGTGGTAGAAAAATGCATCACacgataaaagtaaaaaaacctcTGCGTATTCTGGACAAAATTAGAGAAATTACGCATTTTACTCCCTATTTTCCCTCAAATACTtaccaatttaaaattaaatatccgcGCCTACAAAGGTTAATGGTGCGAATCATTTCGGTGTGTAATCGGCCTGGAAAGAAGATAAATTAGGCCCTCCTTGAGCGGGCCGAAAACAATCTTAAGTAGTATCGGAACTTTACATCATGTAGATGTTAGACAATGGAGTTAGAATTGAAGACGTGAGTGAATGGACGTACGTAGATAAATATGGATTTGAAGCTATATCAATAGCTTCATAATATCAGATTTCATGTCTTTAGGCCATAAAAGCCTCATGCCAAATTGATGAATGAAGGTGCTGAGTGCACAACTTAGCATGTTCTTCCAGTTTTACTTCGTTGACATAGAAGAACGTgtcatgtttgtatttttatattgaactctaaataggtatgtaaatactcaTTCGGCTATTTATTTCGAAAACAAGTTTCGAAGTAATGCAATTTCGGATTAAGCGAAAATAAGAGGATAAAAAAATTAGACACCTTCATTTATGCACTGAATTGATTTACTACATGAGTGAATTTTGAACATGAATGTAGGTGTCATGTATGTTTATGGATCCCTATTCAGCGGCGTAGAAATCAAACTCGGAGatccatataaaatttataataattaaaagattattACAAGCGTGCAAAGTACGGAAAGAGTTTAGGCGACAGAAAGAAGCTAAATAGAATATTATAATCGCGTAGCGCGCGTAAGCAGAGGCTAGCGATAAGGCGGAGAAAAGCGGCgtgcgtttagtgcgaatctcTGGGAGCCTCTGTCCGAGCGCGGGCGATGCACTGAGCTCCGGCCGGCCGCGCCGCGGTGGGGGCGTGACGTCACAGCCAGGGACCGCCAGGCTGCGGGCCGCTCCCGCCGTCGCCTGACTTCGGGCCCGCTGGAGCAGTAATTAGTGTGGAGTTTATGGTCACCACACCACCCCCCTTGGAGATTTATGGACCTGCGACATAAAAATCAGGAAAAGTTACTTTTCTGCCCGAGCGTGTTGTCCTGACGACTTGAGACGGGCAGACTTGGGATTGAGATGAGTTGTCGTCACTCAACGCATAAGCTGGTTTGACTCTGTCGATCGAAACTGTCACTGGTCCTCTTTGTAGCTCTAGAGTAACAGTTTTATCGGTTCGCTTCAAGACTTTCAATGGGCCTGTGTACGGAGCTTCCAAGGACCCTCTAAGATGGCcttttcttaaaaatacatGGCTTGAGGTTTTAAGGTCTTTATGGACAAAAACTGACTTCGTACCATGCCTTGAAACAGGAGCAGGTCTGATTTTAGCTATGTGCTGTCTCAACTGGGAAACAAAGTCTACTGGCTGGACCTTATTCATAGAATGTGGTTCTAAAAACTCACCAGGGATCCTCAGAGGCTCACCATAGACCATTTCTGCCACTGAGCAGTGTAAATCTTCCTTCCACGCCGTTCGTAGGCCCAAAAGTACGATGGGTAGCACGTCCGTCCATCGTATCTCATTGTGGGCCATTATAGCGGCCTTCAAGGATCGATGTAGCCTCTCGATCATACCGTTGGCAGCTGGGTGGTACGCCGTGGTGCGTTGAAGTTGGATGCCGCACAACTTGGAGAGTTCTTTAAATAGATGGGACTCGAACTGCCGGCCTTGGTCAGTGGTCACGATCTGTGGACAACCAAACCTTGAAATCCATGTATCGCAAAATGCCTTAGCTACCGTCTCAGCGCTGATATTTTGCAGCGGTACGACTTCCGGCCAGCGTGTAAATCGGTCTATAGCAGTTAAACAGTATCGGTTGTCGCACGAAGATGGTAGGGGTCCCACGAGGTCTATGTGAACATGAGAAAACCTGGAACCTGACAGTTCGAAATTTCCTAGGGGAGCAGAAGTGTGTCTCTGAACTTTCGCGCGTTGGCATGACTCGCAGCTCTGAACCCAGTTTCGCAAGTCCTTGCGTACGGAGGGCCAGACGAATCTGTCTGTTACCAGTTTGGTCGTAGTTCTCGCGCCTGGGTGACTCATTCCGTGGACGGACTGGAACACTTGATGACGTAGTTCCTTTGTGATGAACGGTCGTGGCTTCGACTGAGAGACATCGCAAGTAATGGAAATATTCATACCTTGCATTGGTACAAGCTTTAGCTTTAGTGAAGATCCACTGGACATAAGGTTCTGCAACTCGGCATCGTTTTTCTGCAGGCGTGCTAATTCCTCCAGGTCTATAGATGTTGCAATGGCTTCAATCCTAGAGAGGGCATCGGCAGTCAGGTTATCCTTTCCTGAAATATGCCGAATGTCTGTTGTAAATTGAGAAATTAGGTCGAGGTAGTTGAACTGACGAGGAGAACAGGTACGGTCCTTTTGCGTGAACGCGAACGTAATCGGTTTGTGGTCTGTATAGATTACGAAATGTCGTCCCTCGATCATGTGGCGGAAGTGTTTTATGCTCTCATATATCGCTAACAGTTCACGGTCATAAGCGCTGTACTGTTTCTGTGCATTGttcaatttttttgaaaagAACGCCAGAGGTTGCGACTGTCCATCTATTAATTGTTCTATCACCGATCCTATGGCTGTATTGGAAGCATCTGTTACTAGAGCTAGCGGAGCATCTTGGACAGGATGAGACAGTAAAGTAGCTTTTGATAAACTGGACTTACATCTTTCAAAGGCGTTCAGAAGCTGTGGGGTCCAGGTCAGGACCTTAGAGTCCTTGACGTGAGAACCAGCCAACATGCCGTGTAGAGCTGCCTGTTCTTCTGCAGCCTTGGGTAAGAAACGCCTATAAAAATTGAGCATTCCGAGAAATCTTCTCAAACCTTTTGCTGTTTCAGGTGCCGTGAACTGTTGGATGGCTGTGACTTTCGATTCCGGCGGACGTGCACCTTCTGCTGATATGCAATACCCTAGGAAAGTGACTTCACTTACACCAAAACTGCATTTGGCCTCGTTCAATAGAATGCCATACTCGCTCAGGCGCTGAAACAGCTGCTTCAGATGCTCTAGGTGTTGCTCGTGGGTCTgggaaaaaatcaaaatatcgtCGATATAGGAAAAACAGAAGTCTAGGCCCCGTAGAACTTCATCCATGAAGCGTTGGAATGATTGAGCCGCATTCCTGAGCCCAAATGACATGTACGGAAATTCGAACAATCCGAATGGCGTCGTAATGGCGGATTTGGGAATATCTTCAGGATACACTGGGATTTGGTTGTAAGCCTTCACCAGATCCAGTGTCGAGAATATTTTACAACCAGATAGTCTGAGCGAGAAGTCTTCTATGTGTCTGATAGGGTACCTGTCAGGTACCGTGCGTGCGTTCAAAGCACGGTAGTCGCCGCAGGGCCTCCAGGAGTCCCCTTTCTTTGGTGCCAGGTGCAATGCAGATGCCCAAGGAGAATCTGAGCGTCTAGCTGTTCCGTCTCGAAGCATCTCGTCAAATTGGTCTTTTGCTACCTTCAAACGGTCGGGTGCTAATCGTCGAGGTCTGCAGAAGACAGGTGGTCCAGCTGTAGTGCGTATATAATGGACAGTCGAATGCTTTACCTCTCTCATGATGCCGGATGGCTTGATGAGGTCCGGGTACTGGGCCAGAAGTTTGTGGTACTCTGTGTTACCCGAAATAGCTTTGATGCCCGGCGGCTGGCACGTCTTGACTACGCCGGTGCTTGACAATAAGGTCAAGCTGTCCAATAAGCGTCTGTTTCTGCAATCAACAAGCAACCCGTAAAATGAAAGAAAATCAGCGCCAATAATCGGCCTATCTACGTCAGCCACCACGAAATTCCAGGCGAAGTCGCGTCGCAGGCCTAATTCTGGATGCAGCTTTATTATCCCGTAAGTTTTAATAACTGTGCCATTTGCAGCTGTCAGGCTGTAACCAGTTGGCCTTCTGTTGTCCCGGGCGAATCTACGTGGCAAAACGCAAAGGTCTGAGCCAGTATCTATTAAGAATTGCACCTTAGTATTTTTGTCAGTAACAAATAAGCGGCTGGTAGATTTAAGACAGTCATTTGCCGCCTCTACTGACTGTCGTTCAGGTTTCCCGAAGATTTGTAACTACACGGGATGGTGCATTTCTCGGCGTCATCGCCAAATAAATTATGGTACCAACAAATACCTGGAGTACGGCTCTGCGAATGTTGACGACCCCTGCTTCTAGACCGGGCTAACCGGTTGCCTCGACCCTGTGGCGTACGGCTGCGGCCTCGTCGTTCTCGAATGTTCAGCTGAGAGATCTGTTGGGTAATTTCGGATTTAATACGGCTTGTGATGAACTCTTCCATTTTTGAAAGCATACCCTCAAATGACAACGGAACGGCCGCTGAGCTGGTGCTGGCTACTTGAAGCATATTATTAGGTGGCGATATTTCAGTTATTTTATCGGCTAAATCTGCTAAATCACTGAGGCTTACATTTTGCGAAGCGATAATTTGCTGAACATTAATGGGCAAACGGCTCGACCACAGCGATCTTAAAAATTCGTCACTCACTCCTGTACCGGCTAGCGATTGTAATTTACGCAAAAACTGGGACGGTTTCAGATCGCCTAGCTCCTCCTTTACTAGAAGTTTCCGTAAGCGCTCGTCGCGTGACATCGATAACCGTCGCAccaattcatattttaatttttcataccTGCCTTTCGCGGGTGGATTTGTAATGATGTCGCGTACTTCCCTGGCAGCGTTCTGATCTAGCTGTTGGACCACGGTGTAGAATTTAGTGGAGTCGGTCTTCGTACCCGTAACTTCAAACTGCGCCTCCACCTGGGCAAACCAAATTTCTGGGTCGTCTGGCCAGAACGGGGGCAAACGAACAGCAACTCGATTCACTGCGCCGTACACTAAGGGTTCCGAGACGTCATTATCCGACGAGGGAGCCGTGGCCACGTTTTCCTTCTTGCCCGGCGGTTTGACATTTGCCCCGCTCGCTGGCTCCTTTGTCTGCTCGTGCTCCGTGTCCGACATCGCGTTTTAGAAACGTCGCGCGGTCACCAGATATGGATCCCTATTCAGCGGCGTAGAAATCAAACTCGGAGatccatataaaatttataataattaaaagattattACAAGCGTGCAAAGTACGGAAAGAGTTTAGGCGACAGAAAGAAGCTAAATAGAATATTATAATCGCGTAGCGCGCGTAAGCAGAGGCTAGCGATAAGGCGGAGAAAAGCGGCgtgcgtttagtgcgaatctcTGGGAGCCTCTGTCCGAGCGCGGGCGATGCACTGAGCTCCGGCCGGCCGCGCCGCGGTGGGGGCGTGACGTCACAGCCAGGGACCGCCAGGCTGCGGGCCGCTCCCGCCGTCGCCTGACTTCGGGCCCGCTGGAGCAGTAATTAGTGTGGAGTTTATGGTCACCACAtgtttttcctaaaaaaatatagtaatacttttaaaataatgattatatttatttgtttatcagTGTATATCTTGCATTTTCACAAAAAAGCATCGTCTTATCcattgttaaacatttttacaGCTGATTCATCTTTAACTGCTATTTactcaaaattatatttttcatagcACGTTCGTCCACTCCCGTCTTTTTGTAGAAAAATATTTCTAGAAGAGATTGCAAAAACAAACGGAGTAAACATGTTGTTTGACCAATGTATCTCCTTATCGATActtatccttaaaaaaataatatgtgcttttttaattatataacacACAAATGTTTATTAAGCAGATATtagatattaattaaaaatatccgTAATTGGACTCTGACCCTAAACTACGCTAACACTGAAAAACTCCTTGAAATTGTAAGGTGATTAGCTAGATTGATTCTGTAAGATAagcatttaaataagtttttcttcttcttcgtactaaaggtaaaataatcttGTAACAGTTGGTCTTATCAATAAAAAGCGATCTAATCAAAATATTGCAACCACTCATAGTCTTATATACGTAAGGGCTATTGTTGACCAACAACCagcagtaggtatatgtatgataaattaataatatataatgaaaagttcatcacacaagcacgcacacacacacacacacacacacacacacacacacattactgatattatatacgtatatacttaattaagcaaaatgattatccaatttttagatttgtgtaccaactaacctttgctgcatttctaaaaatagcggtggttccctgatccctataagacaggtttacctagtttagggctcaggacactattcctaggctttccaacaatagaatgcttctaaaaatgtaatacttttctactgtgtaataagctgcaattttgatacctgaataaatcatttttcattttttcatttttcattttcattatttttgcgagTGAAAGTACAGTTATTAAAGGAAGAATGTACATGACACGTTTGCCTTAAAATAATTAGCAGAAGTAAAAGAACTTAAGtactttgtttaatttatacttaacttctaatttgaaacatgtgtttgttcaactggCAGTGTTCAGTCAATATTCTAGTCACCGCTCAGGTTATGTGTCTTTTGATCCCTAGAAACTCCTTAGCAGTTTttctgttgaaccctttgattagagctttcgactGTTCTTGTTACATGTTACTATATGCTATTTTATTAGAAAGTTTACTTCCTTATTACTAGTGTGTAGTGACCGCTGGACCCCAAAAGGAAAAGAAATAAAGTGGTCTAGCCAGCAAGCGAATTTCTTGCTAATCAGTAACGGAAGTCTGCGTCGGGGTAGTTAATCACAACTTCCCTGGGAAATTTCTCTTGTCACCCTGTCCGCGCGTGGTGACCACACGTTTGAGGATAACTGAGTATACAATAAGTGTTAATACGAGTCTGCCCTaacaaaactgtttaaaatGACACCATGATCTCATGcagtcgactgcattactgcaggaaacgtcGAAATGTCAGCTACTTTTTACTCGTACATCACCGCGAAATTTAATTTCGTTCATCACCAATCGCCTGAGATAAGTAGTTAACGCATATCCCTTTGTTTCGTTAGGGAATTTTCGTCATTATtatatggtattttttttacaattacttATTACAAACgtaatacaattaataataataatttagcctatatacgtcccactgctgggcacaggcctcctctcatgcgcgagagggctcgggctatagtccccacgctagcccaatgcggattgggaacttcacatacacctttgaacttcttcgcagatgtatgcaggtttcctcacgatgttttccttcaccgaaaagctagtggtaaatatcagatgatatttcgtacataagttccgaaaaactcattggtacgagccaggatttgaacccacgacctccggattgaaagacggacgtcatatccactcggccaccaccgcttttacTGGCtcaatacaattaactaaactaaaactactatataaaactaaaaatctaaatatggTATTAATTTGACTGGTCAAATAAAAATGGGACTGGGAACTGCGAAGTTACCACTTTATctcaaaaaaaagttgaaacttttaattcataattttgaaTGTCAACTTTGTCGGTCAAAGCTGAACTCGTCTTGCGGTGCCTCCATGATCTTCATATGTCAAATTGCGTTTAACTCATTTATTCATTGTGAAGTCATGTACATTTCAACCCATTTCTAAATAAGTAAAACATGTcacgttaaaattaattataaataaaataacatttaatctacaaactataaaactaaatctaaaataatcccTCCTGgatcgtacctggctcaaaggTCTCCATTATTCCGGCTGCGTTTCCTCGCTGAACCGCAATGGAGACCTTTTGAACCAGATACGACCCAGAGCGAGGATCGCAGCCCCTCTCTCGCAGGCGACGCCCTAACTCCTTGAAAAAAGAGCGAGCCTCTGAACCCCAAAGCCCCGCTGTCTCAATAGCCACCGGCACAGTACTTCCTGATCCAACGCAGAGTACTTTGCGTGCTTAGACTTTGCCGCGGACTCCGTTGCTGAGCCAGCACAACTTGCGTTTGATATTTGAAGTAGCGCAACTTGtgaaaaactagatttttagaattttttacATCGGAAAATATGTTTAAGCATTTCCAATGATTTTGATGTAATAAAACACTAGCACTCGAAGCTTATGATTACCTTTATTCCAAAAGACCTCAAACGACGGAATACTCTAAAAGTCCCCAAACTATCCtgcatgtatggtcaccctacaCATGATCCAGCagttataaacaaaacaaacaaattgtGTCGGAGTCGGCACTTCCTGCAGAGACCATAATTAACGTGACGCAAAATTATTGCGTCACGTGACGATAAATTATTGCATCACGAGAGAGAATTATTGCGTCACGACTTAATAATAGTGATTCCGCTTCgctgattatttattaagttaattAACCCTTGAGTGGGACATATCGTGATATGTAAGGGTTTTTCAGATTATCATGTGATACAATTTATGGCAAATTAGGTCTTGATTTATGGAGACAAACTACGTACTTATATTGCTTGGTacttatattgatttaaaagAGCCTATATCTTTAGATTGAACTCACTTACTATTTTACTCACTGAAGATTTAACTCGCTCAGTAACTCATCGATCTCAGTGTTACTTGCTCACTCTTTCCCACTCATGATTCGAATAAATTGGCCAAGCCAAACGAGTGAGACGAAGTTTCGGAGCGGTTCGGAAGAATTCGGAGGATGTCGGGAAAACATGGCGGGATCGTATCGCGTGATTCGCCAGCTTGATCGCACTCATGTTTTTATTCAATCTGATTGACTGACATCTCTCTCAACTCACTCGTGAACAATATAGTCTACAGATCTACTGAGCAAAATGAGCGAAATGATTGATATATATCTCCGCAAGCAAAATATATGAATCAATCTTTTCAATTCAGTGAAGCGTCTTgcgttttcattaaaataatgtacctacatacttatctatctattaattaaaaatataacttgaaaagtaaaatagttaatatacctactctacagtaaggacgctaagcaggAACTTCATACGttgacccgcctgttcctaTTTCTATCGCAAGCTTGTGCCACTGTAcaagcgggacagcaatataattatgcgtgtACGATAGAGATAGGTATAGGTTGGTCaatcactgatttaaactttcatgattttcacacattattaacttatagaaacgggacttaatttttggaatttattatttgtaaacgaaaacgaatatcgacagtcgaaaaatcgaatatcgttagtgttaaGTGTCAGATTAGCATCCCTGGTGCacaaaatgttcaagtcaataaacaagaccaagttcgggtagttcgaaaaactcgcgcggctagatgttgatgtcaactttagccggTCTTCTCCGAGATTGGTCTCTGCTGAAGAACGAAAAACTTGTCAACTTGGATGCCACTGAGCGCCGCCAGGATTATTTGGGATGGCCTGAGCCTCTCTTCTAAGGCTTGCCTATTGAACTGGTCGGGattccttctatgaaattaaacgaattgtattgtataaaacgGGTATAGGCACTTACTGAATCATTTTTACTGcctaaccttttcgacgccgtgtcaaacacaaacgCTGCCAGTATATAATTTCAGTAT harbors:
- the LOC133516680 gene encoding uncharacterized protein LOC133516680 gives rise to the protein MSDTEHEQTKEPASGANVKPPGKKENVATAPSSDNDVSEPLVYGAVNRVAVRLPPFWPDDPEIWFAQVEAQFEVTGTKTDSTKFYTVVQQLDQNAAREVRDIITNPPAKGRYEKLKYELVRRLSMSRDERLRKLLVKEELGDLKPSQFLRKLQSLAGTGVSDEFLRSLWSSRLPINVQQIIASQNVSLSDLADLADKITEISPPNNMLQVASTSSAAVPLSFEGMLSKMEEFITSRIKSEITQQISQLNIRERRGRSRTPQGRGNRLARSRSRGRQHSQSRTPGICWYHNLFGDDAEKCTIPCSYKSSGNLNDSQ